In a genomic window of Physeter macrocephalus isolate SW-GA chromosome 14, ASM283717v5, whole genome shotgun sequence:
- the NOP56 gene encoding nucleolar protein 56, whose translation MVLLHVLFEHAVGYALLALKEVEEISLLLPQVEECVLNLGKFHNIVRLVAFCPFSSSQVALENANAVSEGVVHEDLRLLLETHLPSKKKKVLLGVGDPKIGAAIQEELGYNCQTGGVIAEILRGVRLHFHNLVKGLTDLSACKAQLGLGHSYSRAKVKFNVNRVDNMIIQSISLLDQLDKDINTFSMRVREWYGYHFPELVKIINDNATYCRLAQFIGNRRELNEEKLEKLEELTMDAAKAKAILDASRSSMGMDISAIDLINIESFSSRVVSLSEYRQSLHTYLRSKMSQVAPSLSALIGEAVGARLIAHAGSLTNLAKYPASTVQILGAEKALFRALKTRGNTPKYGLIFHSTFIGRAAAKNKGRISRYLANKCSIASRIDCFSEVPTSVFGEKLREQVEERLSFYETGEIPRKNLDVMKEAMVQAEEAAAEITRKLEKQEKKRLKKEKKRLAAIALASSENSSTPEECEETGQRPKKKKKQKPQEAPQENGMEDPSVSKPKKKKSFSKEELVISDLEETAGSGSLTKRKKSFPKEEPDSDPEESGNKRVPKKKRKFSSKEEPLSSGPEEAAASKSSSSKKKKKLRKLSQEN comes from the exons ATG GTGCTGCTGCACGTGCTCTTCGAGCATGCGGTCGGCTACGCGCTGCTGGCGctgaaggaggtggaggagatCAGCCTGCTGCTCCCACAG GTGGAGGAGTGCGTGCTGAACCTGGGCAAGTTCCACAACATCGTTCGTCTCGTGGCTTTTTGTCCCTTTTCCTCGTCCCAGGTTGCCTTGGAAAATGCCAACGCTGTGTCTGAAG GTGTTGTTCATGAGGACCTCCGCCTGCTCTTGGAGACTCACCTACCatccaaaaagaagaaagtgctcctgggggttggggaccccaaGATAGGTGCTGCTATACAAGAGGAGTTAGGGTACAACTGCCAGACTGGAGGTGTCATAGCCGAGATCCTTCGAG GAGTCCGTCTGCACTTCCACAACCTGGTGAAGGGTCTTACTGATCTGTCTGCTTGTAAAGCCCAACTGGGGCTGGGACACAGCTATTCTCGTGCCAAAGTTAAGTTTAATGTGAACCGAGTGGACAATATGATTATCCAGTCCATTAGCCTCCTGGACCAGCTGGATAAGGACATCAATACCTTCTCCATGCGTGTCAG GGAGTGGTATGGGTATCACTTTCCTGAGCTGGTAAAGATCATCAATGACAATGCTACATACTGCCGCCTTGCTCAGTTCATTGGAAACCGAAGGGAGCTGAATGAAGAAAAGTTGGAGAAGCTGGAGGAGCTGACAATGGATGCAGCCAAGGCTAAGGCTATTCTGGATGCCTCGCGGTCCTCCATGG GCATGGACATATCAGCCATTGACTTGATAAACATCGAGAGCTTCTCCAGTCGTGTGGTGTCTTTGTCAGAGTACCGCCAAAGCCTACACACTTACCTGCGATCCAAGATGAGCCAAGTAGCCCCCAGCCTGTCCGCCCTAATTGGGGAAGCG GTAGGTGCACGTCTCATTGCTCACGCTGGCAGTCTCACCAATCTGGCCAAGTATCCAGCATCCACAGTGCAGATCCTTGGGGCTGAAAAGGCCCTGTTCAG AGCCCTGAAGACAAGGGGTAACACCCCAAAATATGGACTCATTTTCCACTCTACCTTCATTGGCCGAGCAGCTGCCAAGAACAAAGGCCGCATCTCCCGATACCTGGCAAACAAATGCAGTATTGCCTCACGAATTGATTGCTTCTCTG AGGTACCTACCAGTGTATTTGGAGAGAAGCTTCGAGAACAGGTTGAGGAGCGGCTGTCCTTCTATGAGACTGGAGAGATTCCACGAAAGAATCTGGATGTCATGAAGGAGGCAATGGTTCAG GCAGAGGAAGCGGCTGCTGAGATTACTAGGAAGCTGGAGAAACAGGAGAAGAAACgcttgaagaaggaaaagaaaaggctggcTGCGATTGCCCTGGCATCTTCAGAAAACAGTAGTACCCCAGAGGAATGTGAG GAGACAGGTCAAAgacccaaaaagaagaaaaagcaaaagcccCAGGAGGCTCCTCAGGAGAATGGAATGGAAGACCCATCTGTCTCCaaacccaaaaaaaagaaatctttttccaaGGAGGAGCTGGTTATTAGTGATCTTGAAGAGACAGCTGGCAGTGGAAGTCTTACCAAGAGGAAGAAATCTTTCCCCAAAGAGGAACCAGATAGTGACCCTGAAGAGTCAGGAAACAAGAGGGTccccaagaaaaagaggaaattctctTCCAAGGAGGAGCCTCTCAGCAGTGGACCTGAAGAGGCTGCTGCCAGCAAGAGCAGCagctccaagaaaaagaaaaaactccgAAAGCTATCCCAGGAAAATTAG
- the IDH3B gene encoding isocitrate dehydrogenase [NAD] subunit beta, mitochondrial isoform X2, whose product MAALGGVRGVTRALVAAPNPGAWRSLCTSAVAQAASRSQGEDVRVEGAFPVTMLPGDGVGPELMHAVKEVFKAASVPVEFQEHHLSEVQNMASEEKLEQVLSSMKENKVAIIGKIHTPMEYKGELASYDMRLRRKLDLFANVVHVKSLPGYKTRHNNLDLVIIREQTEGEYSSLEHESARGVIECLKIVTRTKSQRIAKFAFDYATKKGRGKVTAVHKANIMKLGDGLFLQCCEEVAELYPKIKFETMIIDNCCMQLVQNPYQFDVLVMPNLYGNIIDNLAAGLVGGAGVVPGESYSAEYAVFEMGARHPFAQAVGRNIANPTAMLLSASNMLRHLNLEHHSNTIADAVKKVIKVGKVRTFHMGGYATCKDFTEAVIGALSNP is encoded by the exons ATGGCGGCTCTCGGCGGTGTCCGCGGGGTGACCCGA GCGCTGGTCGCCGCCCCGAATCCTGGGGCATGGAGGAGCCTGTGTACCTCGGCCGTAGCGCAAGCCGCCTCGCGGAGCCAG GGCGAGGACGTGAGGGTGGAGGGCGCCTTTCCCGTGACTATGCTACCGGGAGACGGCGTGGGGCCTGAGCTGATGCACGCTGTCAAGGAGGTGTTCAAG GCTGCCTCTGTCCCAGTGGAGTTCCAGGAGCATCACCTGAGCGAGGTGCAGAATATGGCATCTGAGGAGAAGCTGGAGCAGGTGCTGAGTTCCATGAAGGAGAACAAGGTGGCCATCATTG GAAAGATCCACACCCCGATGGAGTATAAGGGGGAACTAGCCTCCTACGATATGCGGCTGAG GCGTAAGTTGGACTTGTTTGCCAACGTAGTGCATGTGAAGTCACTTCCTGGGTACAAGACTCGACACAACAATCTAGATTTGGTGATTATTCGAGAGCAGACAGAAGGGGAGTACAGCTCTCTGGAACACGAG AGTGCGAGGGGCGTGATTGAGTGCCTGAAGATTGTCACTCGAACCAAATCTCAGCGGATCGCAAAGTTCGCCTTTGACTATGCCACTAAGAAGGGGCGGGGCAAGGTCACAGCCGTCCACAAGGCCAATATCAT GAAACTGGGGGATGGGTTGTTCCTGCAGTGCTGTGAGGAAGTTGCTGAACTGTACCCCAAGATCAAGTTTGAGACAATGATCATAGACAACTGCTGCATGCAG CTGGTGCAGAATCCTTACCAGTTTGATGTGTTGGTGATGCCCAACCTCTATGGGAACATTATTGACAATCTGGCTGCTGGCCTGGTTGGGGGAGCTGGCGTGGTCCCTGGTGAGAGCTACAGTGCAGAGTATGCAGTCTTTGAGATG GGTGCCCGGCATCCATTTGCCCAGGCGGTGGGCAGGAATATAGCCAACCCCACAGCCATGCTGTTGTCAGCTTCCAACATGCTGCGGCATCTCAA TCTCGAGCATCACTCCAACACGATTGCAGATGCGGTGAAGAAGGTGATCAAAGTCGGCAAG GTTCGAACTTTTCACATGGGTGGTTATGCCACCTGCAAAGACTTCACTGAGGCGGTCATTGGTGCCCTGTCCAACCCATAG
- the IDH3B gene encoding isocitrate dehydrogenase [NAD] subunit beta, mitochondrial isoform X1 → MAALGGVRGVTRALVAAPNPGAWRSLCTSAVAQAASRSQGEDVRVEGAFPVTMLPGDGVGPELMHAVKEVFKAASVPVEFQEHHLSEVQNMASEEKLEQVLSSMKENKVAIIGKIHTPMEYKGELASYDMRLRRKLDLFANVVHVKSLPGYKTRHNNLDLVIIREQTEGEYSSLEHESARGVIECLKIVTRTKSQRIAKFAFDYATKKGRGKVTAVHKANIMKLGDGLFLQCCEEVAELYPKIKFETMIIDNCCMQLVQNPYQFDVLVMPNLYGNIIDNLAAGLVGGAGVVPGESYSAEYAVFEMGARHPFAQAVGRNIANPTAMLLSASNMLRHLNLEHHSNTIADAVKKVIKVGKVRTRDMGGYSTTTDFIKSVIGHLHPYGG, encoded by the exons ATGGCGGCTCTCGGCGGTGTCCGCGGGGTGACCCGA GCGCTGGTCGCCGCCCCGAATCCTGGGGCATGGAGGAGCCTGTGTACCTCGGCCGTAGCGCAAGCCGCCTCGCGGAGCCAG GGCGAGGACGTGAGGGTGGAGGGCGCCTTTCCCGTGACTATGCTACCGGGAGACGGCGTGGGGCCTGAGCTGATGCACGCTGTCAAGGAGGTGTTCAAG GCTGCCTCTGTCCCAGTGGAGTTCCAGGAGCATCACCTGAGCGAGGTGCAGAATATGGCATCTGAGGAGAAGCTGGAGCAGGTGCTGAGTTCCATGAAGGAGAACAAGGTGGCCATCATTG GAAAGATCCACACCCCGATGGAGTATAAGGGGGAACTAGCCTCCTACGATATGCGGCTGAG GCGTAAGTTGGACTTGTTTGCCAACGTAGTGCATGTGAAGTCACTTCCTGGGTACAAGACTCGACACAACAATCTAGATTTGGTGATTATTCGAGAGCAGACAGAAGGGGAGTACAGCTCTCTGGAACACGAG AGTGCGAGGGGCGTGATTGAGTGCCTGAAGATTGTCACTCGAACCAAATCTCAGCGGATCGCAAAGTTCGCCTTTGACTATGCCACTAAGAAGGGGCGGGGCAAGGTCACAGCCGTCCACAAGGCCAATATCAT GAAACTGGGGGATGGGTTGTTCCTGCAGTGCTGTGAGGAAGTTGCTGAACTGTACCCCAAGATCAAGTTTGAGACAATGATCATAGACAACTGCTGCATGCAG CTGGTGCAGAATCCTTACCAGTTTGATGTGTTGGTGATGCCCAACCTCTATGGGAACATTATTGACAATCTGGCTGCTGGCCTGGTTGGGGGAGCTGGCGTGGTCCCTGGTGAGAGCTACAGTGCAGAGTATGCAGTCTTTGAGATG GGTGCCCGGCATCCATTTGCCCAGGCGGTGGGCAGGAATATAGCCAACCCCACAGCCATGCTGTTGTCAGCTTCCAACATGCTGCGGCATCTCAA TCTCGAGCATCACTCCAACACGATTGCAGATGCGGTGAAGAAGGTGATCAAAGTCGGCAAG GTGCGGACTCGAGACATGGGCGGCTACAGCACCACAACCGACTTCATCAAGTCTGTCATCGGCCATCTGCACCCCTATGGGGGCTAG
- the LOC102984463 gene encoding LOW QUALITY PROTEIN: STE20-related kinase adapter protein alpha-like (The sequence of the model RefSeq protein was modified relative to this genomic sequence to represent the inferred CDS: deleted 1 base in 1 codon; substituted 1 base at 1 genomic stop codon) — MSFLTNGASLESIASFSKQEIMSSFLPEGGCYELLTVTGKGFEELMTVNLARYKPMGEYVTVQRINLEACSNELVTYLQGELHVSKILSHPDILPYQATFITDNELWVITSFMAYGSAKDLICTHFMDSMNELGIAYILQGVLKALDYIHHVGYMHRCVKARHYVLISTDGKVYLSGLSSNLSMISHGXQQRVVHDFTKYSIKVLPWLSPEVLQKNLQGYDTKFDIYSVGITACELANSHVPFKDMPATQMLLEKLNGIVPCLLDASTIPAQELTMSISCSVANSGLSDSLTTSTPRTSNGNPPSHPYHRIFSPHFHHFVEQCLRHNPAVRPSASTLLNHSFFKQLKRRASEALPELLCPVTPITNFEGSQSQDHSGIFGLVTNLEELEVDKWEF; from the exons ATGTCTTTTCTT ACCAACGGGGCAAGCTTAGAGTCGATAGCATCCTTCTCTAAACAGGAGATCATGAGTAGCTTTCTGCCAGAGGGAGGGTGTTATGAGCTACTCACCGTTACAGGCAAAGGATTCGAGGAGCTGATGACAGTGAATCTAGCAAGGTACAAACCAATGGGAGAGTATGTGACTGTACAAAGGATTAACCTAGAAGCTTGTTCCAATGAGCTGGTGACATACTTGCAAGGGGAGCTCCATGTCTCTAAGATCTTAAGCCATCCCGATATCCTGCCATATCAAGCCACCTTTATTACAGACAATGAGCTGTGGGTTATCACATCATTCATGGCATATGGCTCTGCAAAGGACCTCATCTGTACACACTTCATGGACAGCATGAATGAGCTGGGAATTGCTTACATCCTGCAGGGGGTGCTCAAGGCCCTGGACTACATCCACCACGTGGGATATATGCACAGGTGTGTCAAAGCCAGGCAC TACGTTCTGATCTCCACAGATGGGAAGGTCTACCTGTCCGGTTTAAGCAGCAACCTCAGCATGATCAGCCATGGGTAGCAGCAGCGTGTGGTCCACGACTTTACCAAGTACAGTATCAAGGTTCTGCCCTGGCTCAGCCCAGAGGTCCTCCAGAAGAATCTTCAGGGTTATGATACCAAGTTTGACATCTACAGTGTGGGAATCACAGCCTGTGAACTGGCCAATAGCCATGTCCCCTTTAAGGATATGCCTGCCACCCAGATGTTACTGGAGAAGCTGAACGGCATTGTGCCCTGCCTGCTGGACGCCAGCACCATCCCTGCCCAGGAGCTGACCATGAGCATCTCGTGCTCAGTGGCCAACTCTGGCCTGAGTGATAGCCTGACCACCAGCACCCCCAGGACCTCCAATGGCAACCCACCGTCCCACCCCTATCACCGCATCTTCTCACCCCACTTCCACCACTTTGTGGAGCAGTGCCTTCGGCACAACCCAGCTGTAAGACCAAGTGCCAGCACCCTCCTGAACCATTCTTTCTTCAAGCAGCTCAAGCGACGTGCCTCAGAGGCTTTGCCTGAGTTGCTTTGTCCTGTCACCCCCATCACCAATTTTGAAGGCAGCCAGTCTCAGGATCACAGTGGAATCTTTGGCCTGGTAACAAACCTGGAAGAGCTGGAGGTGGACAAGTGGGAGTTCTGA